One window from the genome of Salisaeta longa DSM 21114 encodes:
- the sdhC gene encoding succinate dehydrogenase, cytochrome b556 subunit gives MAVDTLERPAPAAAEKSGRFQRYRIRTGMFAWMAHRLSGVALVVYLVIHIWGLKALTNEATFNELIASYHAPIFKVGEFLLLAAVVYHAMNGLRIVLIDFMGWSPNQKRLFWTLGAVALILIAVGGYPSIYALVQYFGG, from the coding sequence ATGGCTGTCGACACGTTAGAGCGCCCGGCCCCCGCGGCCGCCGAAAAGAGTGGCCGTTTTCAGCGGTATCGTATCCGCACCGGCATGTTTGCCTGGATGGCCCATCGCCTCAGCGGCGTGGCCCTCGTGGTGTACCTCGTCATCCACATCTGGGGGCTGAAGGCGCTGACCAACGAGGCGACCTTCAACGAACTGATTGCCAGTTATCACGCGCCCATCTTTAAAGTCGGCGAGTTTCTGCTGCTTGCCGCCGTGGTGTACCACGCCATGAACGGGCTGCGCATCGTGCTGATTGACTTTATGGGATGGAGCCCCAACCAGAAGCGATTGTTTTGGACGCTTGGCGCTGTGGCGCTCATCCTGATTGCCGTGGGCGGCTATCCCTCGATCTACGCGCTGGTGCAATACTTTGGCGGATAA
- a CDS encoding succinate dehydrogenase encodes MSTRRASKSNAINWFLHRITGTLLVFLLITHFWVQHYDHTSASVTTEVVVQNSTGDVELPTYPKEAQAAVQQLTVDPGTTEAAVTPYDVVMRRLADPVYAVLWKGFNILFLIVALHHGFYGLNNVLTDYIRNPLGRVTARIFSWGLALVLLVIGMYSVITAGWPSPL; translated from the coding sequence ATGTCTACGCGACGCGCTTCGAAATCGAACGCCATCAACTGGTTTTTGCACCGGATTACCGGCACGCTGCTGGTCTTCCTCCTGATTACCCACTTTTGGGTGCAGCACTACGACCACACGTCCGCCTCGGTAACCACCGAGGTGGTCGTCCAGAACAGCACGGGCGACGTTGAACTGCCCACGTACCCCAAGGAGGCGCAGGCGGCCGTTCAGCAGCTTACGGTAGACCCCGGCACAACGGAAGCGGCCGTAACGCCGTACGACGTGGTGATGCGCCGCCTGGCCGATCCGGTGTATGCGGTGCTGTGGAAGGGGTTTAACATTCTGTTTCTGATTGTGGCCCTGCACCACGGGTTTTATGGACTGAACAACGTCCTTACCGATTACATCCGCAATCCCCTGGGGCGCGTTACAGCGCGCATCTTTTCATGGGGGCTGGCGCTGGTCTTGCTTGTGATTGGCATGTACTCGGTCATCACGGCCGGCTGGCCGTCGCCGCTGTAG
- the sdhA gene encoding succinate dehydrogenase flavoprotein subunit: protein MQFSHDVVIVGAGGSGLMSALYAKEGGADVAVVSKLHPLRSHTGAAQGGISAALGNEEEDHWLWHAFDTVKGSDYLGDQDAIEALCKDAPRTIVELEHYGVPFSRNKQGKISQRRFGGHTRNFGESPVRRACHAADRTGHTILHTLYDQCTRKGVRFYEEFQVLDLIMNDDGEPAGVVAYEILTGEIHTFHAKVVCFATGGYGRAFKTTSNAHAGTGDGMAIMLRKGIPLEDMEFVQFHPTGLYRLGILITEGARGEGGILRNSDGERFMERYAPTVKDLAPRDMVSQCIYKEIREGRGVNGKGYVHLDLTHVGDEVLDKKLPEISEFSRTYMGVNPKEEPIPVAPTCHYAMGGIPTDEQGRVERGARGSSIPGLYAVGECGCVSVHGANRLGTNSLIDLVVFGRRAGMAMAEEVKQGKGFAPLPDDPERETRDLLDGLLANTRDDGEPIVNVRTDLQETMMENVSVFRTDETLSTALEDLRALRERAKHVVVDDKSDRFNTDLMDAVEIGFMVDYAEAIAACAHHRTESRGAHSREDYQNRNDDDWLHHTLFHSDCNGSFEFDKKNVVITQFEPKERKY from the coding sequence ATGCAATTTTCTCACGACGTAGTAATTGTCGGCGCCGGTGGCTCTGGCCTTATGTCCGCCCTGTATGCAAAAGAAGGCGGGGCCGATGTGGCCGTGGTTTCGAAGCTGCACCCGTTGCGCTCGCACACGGGCGCGGCGCAGGGCGGCATCAGCGCGGCCCTCGGCAACGAAGAAGAAGATCACTGGCTCTGGCACGCGTTTGACACGGTGAAGGGCAGCGATTACCTGGGCGACCAGGACGCCATTGAGGCCCTGTGCAAGGACGCGCCCCGCACCATTGTGGAGCTTGAGCACTACGGGGTGCCCTTTAGCCGCAACAAACAAGGGAAGATCTCGCAGCGTCGCTTTGGCGGCCACACCCGCAACTTTGGCGAGTCGCCGGTGCGGCGCGCCTGCCACGCGGCCGACCGTACGGGCCACACCATCCTGCACACCCTCTACGACCAGTGCACCCGCAAGGGCGTGCGCTTCTACGAGGAGTTTCAGGTGCTCGACCTCATCATGAACGACGATGGCGAGCCCGCTGGCGTGGTGGCGTACGAGATTCTGACGGGCGAAATCCACACCTTCCACGCGAAGGTCGTGTGCTTTGCGACCGGGGGCTACGGCCGGGCCTTTAAGACAACCTCCAATGCGCACGCGGGCACCGGCGACGGCATGGCCATCATGCTGCGCAAAGGGATTCCGCTGGAGGACATGGAGTTTGTGCAGTTCCACCCCACCGGCCTGTATCGCCTGGGCATCCTCATTACGGAGGGCGCGCGCGGCGAAGGCGGCATCTTGCGCAACTCGGACGGCGAGCGCTTCATGGAGCGCTACGCGCCCACGGTGAAGGACCTCGCGCCCCGCGACATGGTCTCGCAGTGCATCTACAAGGAGATTCGCGAGGGCCGTGGCGTCAATGGCAAGGGCTACGTGCACCTCGACCTGACGCACGTGGGCGATGAGGTGCTCGACAAGAAGCTGCCCGAAATCTCGGAGTTCTCGCGCACCTACATGGGCGTCAACCCCAAGGAGGAGCCCATTCCGGTAGCGCCCACCTGCCACTACGCCATGGGCGGCATTCCTACTGACGAACAAGGCCGCGTGGAGCGCGGCGCCCGCGGTTCTTCCATCCCGGGCCTTTACGCCGTCGGCGAGTGCGGCTGCGTGAGCGTGCACGGCGCCAACCGCCTCGGCACCAACTCGCTCATCGACCTCGTGGTGTTTGGCCGCCGGGCCGGCATGGCCATGGCGGAAGAGGTGAAGCAGGGCAAAGGCTTCGCTCCGCTGCCCGACGATCCGGAGCGGGAGACCCGCGACCTGCTCGACGGCCTACTGGCCAACACGCGCGACGATGGCGAGCCGATCGTGAATGTGCGTACCGACCTGCAAGAAACCATGATGGAGAACGTCTCGGTCTTTCGCACCGACGAGACGCTGTCCACTGCGCTTGAGGACTTGCGCGCGCTCCGCGAGCGGGCCAAGCACGTGGTCGTCGATGACAAAAGCGATCGCTTCAACACCGACCTGATGGATGCGGTGGAGATTGGCTTCATGGTGGATTACGCCGAGGCCATCGCGGCGTGCGCACACCACCGCACCGAAAGCCGTGGCGCCCACTCGCGCGAGGATTACCAGAACCGCAACGACGACGACTGGCTCCACCACACGCTCTTCCACAGCGACTGCAACGGCTCGTTCGAGTTTGACAAAAAGAACGTCGTTATCACGCAGTTCGAGCCCAAAGAGCGTAAATACTAA
- a CDS encoding succinate dehydrogenase iron-sulfur subunit — MKLNVEIKRYDPASDDAPHWESYEVEAEPLDSALSVLLDIKWHIDGTLTLRKSCAHGVCGSDAMQINGENKLACSQLLKDLVDGDGDTLRFAPLPAAPVIKDLVIDQSRFFEKYRAVKPWLMTEGPAPEREFVQSPEDHEVIEEATKCIMCGACTHACPSTWADPEYLGPAAMLKAYRYTFDTRDDGAEERLDVVDSADGLWKCYTIFNCNEACPKDIDITRWLSSLKRKSVTAGASAAG, encoded by the coding sequence ATGAAGCTCAACGTAGAAATTAAGCGGTACGACCCCGCGTCTGATGACGCCCCCCACTGGGAATCGTACGAAGTAGAGGCCGAGCCGCTGGACAGTGCCCTGAGCGTGTTGCTCGACATCAAATGGCACATCGACGGCACACTGACCCTCCGTAAAAGCTGTGCCCACGGCGTCTGCGGCTCTGATGCGATGCAGATCAACGGCGAAAACAAGCTGGCCTGCTCGCAGCTCTTGAAGGACCTGGTGGATGGCGACGGCGACACGCTCCGCTTTGCCCCCCTTCCCGCGGCCCCTGTAATTAAAGACCTGGTCATCGACCAGAGCCGCTTCTTTGAGAAGTATCGCGCCGTAAAGCCGTGGCTCATGACCGAAGGGCCCGCACCTGAGCGCGAGTTCGTGCAGAGCCCCGAAGACCACGAGGTCATCGAGGAGGCCACGAAATGCATCATGTGCGGCGCGTGCACGCATGCCTGCCCCTCCACCTGGGCCGACCCTGAGTACCTGGGGCCTGCCGCCATGCTCAAAGCGTATCGCTACACCTTCGACACGCGCGACGACGGCGCAGAGGAGCGCCTCGATGTGGTCGATTCGGCCGATGGCCTCTGGAAGTGCTATACCATCTTCAACTGCAATGAGGCCTGCCCGAAGGACATCGACATCACGCGCTGGCTCTCATCGCTGAAGCGCAAGTCGGTTACGGCAGGGGCCTCGGCCGCCGGCTGA
- a CDS encoding tetratricopeptide repeat protein, with product MTRISRWVAVLLGFLVMMGRPAAHAQQAAPTAEAVYSQATSFYDQQLYLQAIDRLAQFRARYPEHVLVPEALYQQAKANLALERQQQALALFRQLQQQYPGHPKAQEAQLSMAQYLIDQGNVARGRSMLQEVASSGQPALAARALYTLGTMAQDAGRYAQALGYYQQVTQQYPQSPVAPAAYYAQGVTQVQLERYEAAAQSLEAVARRYPQSQYVQTIGTALAEVYYELGQYQRVVDELLGRLPQLQGEAKMRAYFFLAEAYNQLRQPQNARVYYDRVLAQGPSSDYHRPALVGMGWNAHFQGQHAQAAQYFMRAAAGHTDARAARATYQAAVNYELAGQAQEALQAFQTVVRQWPQHRLVSQARYEVGYLQYKQGNYAAAARALQQVVEAPGETAPTGEALYLLGNALVAQGQLDAALKRYNQAIARNAAPDSLREEIRFHKAWTLYQNGRYAEAAPAFVSVAQTAPRSQQRREDALFWSAESFFQTEQYRRALEQANQYLQQYPNGRHATAAYYVLAWTYFKQGRYREAIPAFQAFLNRQPPTGKVPYVQDARLRLGDSHYALKQYDAAMQAYQKVRGAGGDYAQYQIGQAHYFADQPQEAIAAFRTLVQQYPQSPWRPEALYRIGQIQFEQSSYQEAIAVYRRLIEAYPQSQRAALAQYGIGDAHFNAGRMQQAVQAYRAVLNRYPQSDVVVDAASSMQYAYIATNQENQMQTVIDSFATANPQSDLVARLRFQQAVATYQSGNTQEALREFQQFVRTSSNERLVPAAYYYLGIINADRGAEDVAINYLNQLITSYPESDRRTEAGLRLGDIYLANAQYEEAMRAYRAAAEAARANAELKGQARYGEAVALLQLGRIDDAEALLQDVVGSAGGGPLAASARLGLGRVYEAQGRTEAALQAYRRVANGTQTEAGAEALYRLRRLLRAQGKPQQAIEQLQRMNTLFAGYPEWRARALLEQARAYEQMGQTGEAVQLYQQVETNYAGTPYAQTAQTARQRLMDAS from the coding sequence ATGACACGTATCTCTCGGTGGGTTGCGGTGCTGCTCGGGTTCCTCGTGATGATGGGCCGCCCGGCGGCTCACGCCCAGCAGGCGGCACCGACAGCGGAGGCCGTGTACAGCCAGGCGACCTCGTTTTACGATCAGCAGCTCTACCTGCAAGCCATCGACCGGCTGGCGCAGTTTCGCGCGCGCTACCCCGAGCACGTCCTTGTGCCCGAAGCCCTCTACCAACAGGCCAAAGCGAACCTCGCCCTGGAGCGTCAGCAGCAAGCCCTTGCGCTGTTTCGGCAGCTGCAGCAGCAGTATCCGGGGCATCCCAAGGCCCAGGAGGCGCAGCTTAGCATGGCGCAGTACCTCATCGATCAGGGGAACGTAGCCCGCGGGCGGTCGATGCTGCAAGAGGTAGCGTCGAGCGGCCAGCCCGCCCTCGCGGCGCGCGCGCTCTACACGCTGGGCACCATGGCGCAAGACGCCGGACGGTACGCACAGGCCCTTGGCTACTATCAGCAGGTTACGCAGCAGTATCCGCAAAGCCCCGTGGCGCCGGCGGCCTACTATGCGCAGGGCGTTACGCAGGTGCAACTGGAGCGCTACGAGGCCGCGGCGCAGTCGCTCGAAGCGGTGGCGCGGCGGTATCCGCAGTCGCAGTACGTGCAAACCATCGGCACGGCGCTGGCCGAAGTGTACTACGAGCTGGGGCAGTACCAGCGTGTTGTGGATGAACTGCTGGGGCGCCTCCCCCAATTGCAGGGAGAAGCCAAGATGCGGGCTTACTTCTTCCTGGCCGAGGCGTACAATCAGCTGCGGCAGCCCCAGAACGCCCGCGTGTACTACGATCGCGTGCTGGCACAGGGCCCGTCGTCGGACTACCACCGGCCGGCGCTGGTGGGTATGGGCTGGAATGCGCACTTTCAGGGGCAGCACGCGCAGGCGGCCCAGTACTTTATGCGGGCCGCAGCGGGCCACACCGATGCGCGGGCCGCGCGGGCGACCTACCAGGCGGCCGTCAACTACGAGCTTGCCGGACAGGCGCAAGAGGCCCTGCAGGCGTTTCAGACCGTTGTGCGCCAGTGGCCGCAGCACCGGCTCGTGTCCCAGGCGCGCTACGAGGTGGGCTACCTGCAGTACAAGCAAGGCAACTACGCCGCCGCGGCGCGCGCGCTGCAGCAGGTCGTCGAGGCACCGGGCGAAACCGCGCCCACGGGCGAAGCGCTCTACTTGCTCGGCAATGCGTTGGTGGCGCAGGGCCAGCTAGACGCTGCGCTGAAACGCTACAACCAGGCCATCGCCCGCAACGCGGCGCCCGATTCGCTACGCGAGGAAATCCGCTTCCACAAGGCATGGACGCTCTACCAAAACGGCCGCTATGCGGAGGCGGCCCCAGCCTTCGTTTCGGTTGCCCAAACGGCCCCGCGCAGCCAGCAGCGACGCGAGGACGCGCTCTTCTGGAGCGCCGAGAGCTTTTTCCAAACCGAGCAGTACCGCCGCGCGCTCGAGCAAGCCAACCAATACCTTCAGCAGTACCCCAACGGACGCCACGCCACCGCCGCGTACTACGTGCTCGCGTGGACGTACTTCAAGCAGGGCCGCTACCGCGAGGCCATTCCGGCGTTCCAGGCCTTTCTGAACCGACAGCCGCCCACGGGCAAGGTGCCGTATGTGCAAGATGCCCGGTTGCGGCTTGGCGACAGTCACTACGCGCTCAAGCAGTACGATGCCGCCATGCAGGCCTACCAGAAGGTCCGTGGCGCGGGGGGCGACTACGCGCAGTATCAAATCGGACAGGCCCATTATTTTGCGGATCAGCCGCAGGAGGCCATTGCCGCCTTCCGCACGCTTGTTCAGCAATATCCGCAGAGCCCATGGCGCCCCGAGGCCCTCTACCGCATCGGGCAGATTCAGTTTGAGCAGAGCAGTTACCAGGAGGCTATTGCCGTCTACCGGCGCCTCATCGAGGCCTACCCGCAGTCGCAACGTGCTGCGCTGGCGCAGTACGGCATTGGCGACGCGCACTTCAACGCCGGTCGTATGCAGCAAGCCGTGCAGGCGTATCGGGCCGTGCTGAATCGCTATCCGCAGAGCGACGTAGTGGTCGATGCTGCATCGAGCATGCAGTATGCCTACATCGCCACGAATCAGGAGAACCAGATGCAGACCGTCATCGACTCGTTTGCGACGGCGAATCCGCAATCGGACCTGGTGGCGCGGCTGCGCTTTCAGCAGGCGGTGGCTACCTATCAGAGCGGCAACACGCAGGAGGCCCTTCGCGAATTTCAGCAGTTTGTTCGAACGTCTTCGAACGAGCGCCTGGTGCCCGCGGCCTATTACTACCTCGGCATCATCAACGCCGATCGCGGCGCCGAGGATGTGGCCATCAACTACCTCAACCAGCTCATCACCAGCTATCCCGAGAGCGACCGACGGACGGAGGCGGGCCTACGGCTGGGCGATATCTACCTGGCGAATGCGCAGTACGAGGAGGCGATGCGCGCGTATCGGGCCGCTGCAGAGGCGGCGCGTGCCAATGCCGAGCTGAAGGGGCAGGCGCGCTATGGCGAGGCCGTTGCGCTCTTGCAACTGGGACGCATCGACGACGCCGAGGCCCTCTTGCAAGACGTAGTGGGCAGCGCCGGTGGCGGCCCGCTGGCGGCCTCGGCACGGCTGGGGCTTGGGCGCGTATACGAAGCGCAGGGGCGCACCGAGGCGGCGCTCCAGGCCTACCGGCGTGTTGCAAACGGCACGCAAACCGAGGCCGGTGCCGAGGCCCTCTATCGGCTCCGCCGCCTCCTGCGTGCGCAGGGCAAGCCGCAGCAAGCCATTGAGCAGCTGCAACGCATGAACACGCTCTTTGCCGGCTATCCCGAGTGGCGCGCGCGGGCCTTGCTGGAACAGGCGCGCGCCTACGAGCAGATGGGGCAGACGGGCGAGGCGGTGCAGCTCTATCAACAAGTGGAAACGAACTACGCCGGAACGCCTTACGCCCAGACGGCGCAAACCGCCCGCCAGCGCCTCATGGACGCCTCCTAA